One part of the Ailuropoda melanoleuca isolate Jingjing chromosome 6, ASM200744v2, whole genome shotgun sequence genome encodes these proteins:
- the PP2D1 gene encoding protein phosphatase 2C-like domain-containing protein 1 translates to MVAAAAAAAAPPGGRGLAAPLPPPPPPLHTPSPGSPLRGSTPRPGRGHVPGGCGLGVRADPQNRRCLDQNIESFEYERAQCGSAGRSEWQECLERSPSTSVGPPATLPPPPPPPPEPPHYSHHRHYPSWRNGGWGKALKRRVFWKSREWNERKSTFDWEKEIPLSLRRRYFRRRKNRPSRGSEDLEEQHDQMITFPCSMCKHEMDLPEIFLHKRQHVALATLGFQWMGGKKPALPVISIQRQFIITKLLSFSIFTEKILQSINNAFELLWKKQIPAYYKITDNVHRSSIYSQTVCHALIKGVAVCEDRNSTWKADMNDKFTVVNNFGNKPEVCFFGLFDGHHGSSAADLTSRELPVLLLHQLSGFDPSYQMTPEEQNVIKSFHTVFREEYIAVEELFSSIKKKRKTVKREYENIHKAFAKAFWRMDRLLRLGRNEVSRVRWSGCSAVTCILEGNIKKSYAKKNWKINKGDGLANSVPSQTMPQIISGVLHIANTGNVQAVLCRNGKGFCITKEHTTRNITERRRLLQNGAIISSNEPYGLLEGQIKTTRGLGFHGNLKLKKSIIPAPQTISVPIDDLCQFLILATNGLWEVLDTKEVTALAMTMFQVYKETHYSNTQNESLPPKEPFLIYEPINSISESNIRILFQYNPESTECVSTINSKENLLDSKCSNPKNAQTFPPKKTNHDLYGEKETNGPTSVDDVSKNSREEESRTKNFYEGAAKCISHELVSAALVAGSRDNITVMVILFKGSEYQFLMDKR, encoded by the exons ATCCTCAAAACAGAAGATGCCTGGATCAGAATATTGAGAGTTTTGAGTATGAGAGAGCACAGTGTGGAAGTGCAGGAAGATCTGAGTGGCAGGAATGCTTag AGAGGTCTCCCAGCACATCAGTGGGACCCCCAGCaaccctgccaccaccaccaccaccaccaccagaaccACCTCACTACAGCCATCACCGTCACTATCCAAGTTGGAGGAACGGAGGCTGGGGAAAGGCGCTAAAGAGAAG AGTGTTTTGGAAATCAAGGgaatggaatgaaagaaaatcaacatttgATTGGGAAAAGGAAATCCCACTTTCCTTGAGAAGAAGGTATTTTAGGAGGAGAAAGAACAGACCATCAAGAGGCTCTGAAGACCTTGAAGAGCAGCATGATCAAATGATCACATTTCCCTGTTCCATGTGCAAGCACGAAATGGATCTACCTGAAATCTTCCTCCATAAAAGGCAGCATGTGGCTCTGGCCACCTTGGGGTTTCAATGGATGGGTGGAAAGAAGCCAGCGCTCCCAGTGATTTCCATTCAGAGACAGTTTATAATCACTAAACTATTGTCATTTTCTATATTCACTGAAAAAATCCTACAGAGCATTAATAATGCTTTTGAGCTACTTTGGAAGAAACAAATACCAGCATACTATAAGATTACTGATAACGTCCACAGGAGTTCCATATATTCTCAAACAGTCTGTCACGCATTGATTAAAGGTGTAGCCGTTTGTGAAGATAGAAATTCTACATGGAAAGCTGACATGAATGATAAATTCACTGTGGTGAATAACTTTGGCAACAAACCTGAGGtatgtttttttggtttgttcgATGGACATCATGGTTCCTCAGCGGCAGACTTGACATCAAGGGAACTCCCAGTTTTACTCCTCCACCAGCTTTCCGGGTTTGATCCTTCCTACCAAATGACCCCCGAAGAGCAAAATGTCATCAAATCCTTTCACACAGTATTTAGGGAAGAATACATAGCTGTAGAAGAACTTTTTTCctccataaagaaaaagagaaaaacagtgaaaCGTGAGTATGAGAACATACACAAAGCCTTTGCAAAAGCATTTTGGAGAATGGATAGGCTTTTACGTCTCGGAAGGAATGAAGTATCCAGGGTTCGGTGGAGCGGCTGCTCTGCAGTTACTTGTATATTGGAAGGCAACATTAAAAAATCCTATGCTAAGAAGAATTGGAAAATCAATAAGGGTGATGGCTTGGCAAACAGTGTCCCTTCCCAGACGATGCCACAAATAATTTCTGGAGTACTCCATATTGCAAACACTG GTAATGTACAAGCAGTCttatgcagaaatggaaaaggctTTTGCATAACCAAAGAACACACTACGCGAAACATAACCGAAAGACGACGACTACTTCAGAATGGAGCAATAATTAGTTCAAATGAACCATATGGGCTCCTAGAAGGCCAAATAAAAACCACACGAGGGCTTGGATTTCATGGAAATCTCAaactaaaaaaatctattatccCAGCACCTCAAACTATCTCTGTCCCTATAGATGACTTATGCCAATTCCTTATCTTAGCTACTAATGGACTCTGGGAAGTTTTGGATACAAAGGAAGTCACTGCACTGGCAATGACAATGTTTCAAGTGTATAAAGAAACCCATTATTCAAACACACAAAATGAATCCTTACCACCCAAGGAGCCTTTCCTAATCTATGAACCAATCAATTCTATATCAGAAAGTAACATCCGTATATTGTTTCAGTATAATCCTGAATCTACAGAATGTGTGTCAActataaattcaaaagaaaatctgttgGATTCAAAATGTTCTAACCCTAAAAACGCACAAACATTTCCACCAAAAAAGACTAATCATGATCTTTACGGTGAGAAGGAAACTAATGGACCAACCAGTGTAGATGATGTGTCAAAAAATTCAAGAGAAGAAGAATCACGCACTAAAAATTTCTATGAAGGTGCAGCCAAGTGTATTAGCCATGAACTTGTAAGTGCTGCTTTAGTGGCTGGCTCCAGAGACAACATTACCGTCATGGTAATACTTTTCAAGGGAAGTGAGTATCAGTTTCTGATGGACAAAAGATAA